The DNA segment tagtATGTTATAATCCCAAGAATTGTACACTCTATCCGAAGTTAAAGTTTCGTTATTTGTTTTTGAGGgctgaaaaccgaatctaaagattgcatgacaactagtttaagtgtaggacacaatccctgtatctgtaaaagcatgagctaaagtttgcatttagcccatacttttgaagaaatgccaaaatcattacttaggtagataacttaagaattgaaggcatgtgatattaaacttgagtttgaggagaactagtaagcacaaatttgaaaaccaaagaattgtgagttgaatttgagcctaagagcgaacatcaaaaagctctttttcttgacatttttgtgtgaatgctttgacttgtggaagattatagattttgcacctaatactgagttgaacctgcatgcaatgatttgagatgataaacgatgaatcagcctcattagaactaaccttttctttaccttattttctctttttcatctactctaggaagcccctttgagcctgtattttgtaGATTGtagtttttctttcgttctaacccttattttttgcaaactatcacttagtttgttacttaacccgagtttttgcaaagctcaatttgagcctttgttttcttctagcgctttttctttatttatggcattatagtagcaagccaaaaggctaagaggtGAATGACCATCACtattaaaagaaagaaaaaaaaaagaaaaaaggaatagaaaaagaaaagaaaagagacgaacaaaaaggggagaacttcattccccagttcttaaaatcagaacgtctcaagaaaaaaataatgaataaaaagctcagtcccttcatatttgctaagaccattttaactttgtttttctagcgctagaccTATTAatccttgttgtacctttaaccctcttctaaccacattacaaccccaattcgaggctgtttttgatatcatcatagttatgtagcatagtagaggaactcggatgaacgtgcaaagtcaacgtaatcctaagcaagaacataagccgagagtaaacactttagccaccaaaattgtgtgaattgagtgaactacctatggtgaggtgttttacttagctatcccctgaagctcgtttaattaaacatatatccttttcttaaaaatatgacctgtgataattgaaatgcggcttttggatatcgtgtctctattttgtacttccgaatgtatgtaattacagatgctcgaaattgtgtcaagcacctagtaaaaccaggaggttttctagcttggcttgtgattgcgggtttagttttttttagtttacttggggacaagtaaagctttaaagtgtgaggaggtttgataggggtcaaaaaccccctatcttttagtacggttttagggactattttgtatcttttattttctttttatttactttaatagcaagttattattgttttgtcaattttaggtttttaaattactttttagctttttattaaatattcctaacttttgtcaagtattttatcatttttaataaattaatctctatatgttattttgagctttatctgtacccaaaattaagaaattaacctaccaaaaataaatcaaatttgaccTGGTAATTAAAAAAGGATTTttggtaggataattaattaattttgggtgaattatctaaataatattttatgagattatgtgcagatttttagagataaaagTGGAGATTTTTAAGGATCAGAATCAAGGACCCACTCGGCGCATCAAATGCAAATAAAAGTCATGCAgaatattttggcagatttttagggattatctttgagctttttgtatttaaataattagatttttttatctccagagataaattagtttttattagataataattggagagttatttttccattagaatagctctttattaattagtctttcgttaggaaagctttttattaatcagtctttcattaggaaagctttttattaattagccttttattaggaataggttttattaattagttttccattaggaataggttttagtttttcattataaatagtttcatttgttaggaattattgttatcttttatcttttgtaaaaacctagcttccaccttgagaaatcctctccacctcctccatctccttcaaactccattgaagacacctccgaagctccgttcatcgaggattgctcaagttctatCATTAaatcctaggaagacgcctgcattggtagacaggttcccttaaagggatttttcttcttttatattctgtctagcctctgatccatgttatgaatcctaggctcattgtatcttcgtgacaatactttccatctttaatatatattatagttttgtttattcaattgttttattgctttaatctttgtcttacgctttgtctgattggtttaactcattcgataatcccaaaattaagttggcatatattgcgagctgaatctgacctagtcagtgcctataggattgacgaccctatagaagattaagcccaaattactgagccttagagctagtttcggccttacaaaggaatcacgaactagggacctcaggaggataggtagggttaatcgcctcggacacaagtgacttagattaggttttaatccCGTTcactaaacaatctattttcattgtTATCATATCACCTCATGtcccttcgggtaattacattggtaaaagatcacctaggagtagaataacttagataggagtagaataacttaattaggcgtagaataacttagttcgaattagtataacttagctaggagtagcataattcaactaggagtagattaacttaatcaaaacaaacctcaaaacccacacggcctagataacacctgagaccaagtaactcgataattgcagaaataaatcctgtggattcgatacctagacttgtccagattttattacttgataacgacggggtacacttatcccttagtgagccttctatGGGAGGCGCACCAATTACCCACCATGCATAATTTGTCATTTAGACACAGTAGCTTGCAGAATATTTTCCTTGTTTGTGGAATGGAAGACGAAACTGAACAGCACCTCGTGGTCGAATGTGATTTCGCTAGACGAGTATGGGTACTCTTATTTGGAGACGGGAGGATGTTAATTGCAGATTTCTTGGACTGGTTCAAAAGTCTGATCGTAAACAACAGGGGTGAGGCTGTCAGTGAAGTAGCAGTGGGCGTTTGGGAAATATGGAAGCACAAAAACGAAATGGTGTGGAGCCAAGACAGGTGCAGCGCTAGAGGCATAATATTGCGGATTTGGAATGAGCTGAGGGAGTGGAAATTAGCGAAAGAAGCCCGAAATTTTCAGCAACAGCAGCTTGCAATAGCTGCTCCAATTAATTGGCTTCATTCGGCCACATTGATGCAGGTACATTCGAGGAGGCAGGATATAGCTCTATAGGATTCATCGTCCGTGATTTCGGGGGGAGGTGTATATATGCATTCCATGGAGCTTTGGATAGCCTATATAAACCCGTCATGGCTGAAGCATTAACACTGAAGGAAGCGCTCTCATGGATAAAAGGAAGCAATCTCAGGAATATAGACATTCACACCGATTGTCTTTCCATCGTTCAAGCACTTCAGAGTCAGCAATTCCATAATTCTTATTTATCGgatattctttcatttatttctgctTTATTGATAGACATTTTGGGTTAAAATCAGGTTTTTATGGGATGACAGACGCGTGTCATCTTAAAGCCACTTCTAATTTGAGATTTTTTCTACTTAACCTTTCAGATGACAGAAATTTAATATagtgtcacgaaaaatattcagaagAAATAAGAACAAATATTTATCATATATATTGTGTCatttgaaaggaaaaatggTGTAGTATAACCAAAAAATAATTAGTTACTACTGGATATACATGTATTTTTAGAGTAACAATTGATTAAAAACAAGGTGCATGATGGTCGTACAAAGAGAaactaaataatattatttgcCTAAATCACACAATATTTCaaataaaatgagaaaaaataattaaatcaattcaGATCTAATCAAGTATAGAGCTGGGTCCATGATAGCGAACCTATACTAGTACTATTGATGAGTACTAGAAgggaaatttattttatttcataaaaaatgtaatttaggtTCGTTTGTTTGCCGAAAATATTATGTAGTGAAATATTTTTCCGATTTTTTGGTATTTGTTTACTGGAAATTTTCGGTaaattaacataaaaaatacaaagtgaaaaaaatatttcacTCTTTTGAAAATAGTATAACATTTTCCTAAAACTTTTAGAACTTTACTTCATTCCTTCttacaattttaaaaaatgcaGTCACCCACCACTTCTTATTTtccaacaaaaataaatttatcagtATTTTTTTCAAAACACACTATTTTTCGACAAACAAATAGAGCCTTAGTATTAAATAGGAATGCTGCGTAACATGAGAATCTCGACAGTTAAACCAGGGCCAAAAGACAATAGAAATCCCAAATCCAATCCTTCTCCAGTAGTGTTCTTTCCCTCTTGTGCTGATCTTCTTCTCATCTCATCAATAATAAAGAACACACTTGGACTCCACATATTCCCATACTCAATAAGCACATGCCTTGTTGCTTTTAATTTGTCTTTTGTCAATCCCAACTTCATCTCAAGCCTATCAAGAATGACAGGACCTCCTGGATGCACAATGTAGAACAAAGAATTCCAATTTTTAATCCCAAATTCTTTCAAATTTTCTTCCTTAACCAACAAATCCACTATATTATCAGCAATAAAATTTGGTACTCCTTTAGACAAGTAATAAGATAATCCCATTTCACATAAGTGTCCAACTATCCCATCCTCGGAGTTTGGTATAATAGTTTGTGATGCTGAAATTACTTCAAACAATGGATGTTCAATGTTAATTTCAAGGTGTGCACCAACAATTAAAGCTGCAGCACCGTCTGCGAATATTCCTGAACCGATGAGGATGTCTAAATGATTATCTGAAGGAGCATGGAAACAACTAGTCATGTTTTCTGAACAAACGATGAGAATGCGAGATTGATGGTTGTTTTCAGCCATGTCTTTAGCAAGACGAAGAGCTGCAGCACCTGCAAAGCAACCTGAGTGATACATCATGAGTCTTTTTACTGAGTAATTAAGGCCGAGGAGTTTAATCAACTCTAGATCAGCTCCAGGCATGTCTACTCCTGAAGATGTGCAAAAGATAAGGTGTGTGATCTTTTTTATAGGTTGTCCCCATTCTTTTATGGCTTTCAATGCTGCTTCTTTTCCGAGCTTTGGTACTTCTTTTACCAGAATTTCTTGTCGTGCATCTAGAGATGGGGACTTGTAAATGGCTATGTTTGGGTTGTTCTTGATAATTTCTTCAGATAGGTGCATGTAACGCTTTTTAACTGTTGTTTTTTCACCTGCAGAGTTTGTAAAAATTAGTGTAGACTAATAATTAAGTCTCTggatttttatgattttgatcGAACCTACAACCATTTACTTTTTCAGATCAAGAGCATCTTTAAGAGACTATTTGtgcaactctctaaaaataatataaataattgacacTAAGAGCTGGAGAGAGGATGAAAAGGCTCTCAGTTATTTGaagagccactaagaggctgttggagctgatttttaatTCTCCCGCAACTTTGAACTTAAGAGCCAAATTAAGAGGTTGTTGGAGATCTAAGCCCATAAActttaattttaatacattGAGCCACTTAGTAACTATTTCGTTAGCTAAATCGTTAGTGAATGGCTCAATACGTGTGAAAATTAAAGATCATTTGCTTAATCAATAAAACAATGGTTATACAAATAACTACCATctggtttgaccgatttgcagACCGGtacatgtggtattttttttttgtaaacgcaATTCTGTGGTTtacaaaattttgcatttgagttcactttgtcagaatttggtCGATAATGAtcttgaaataaaaaatttcaaaagttaaatgatattttaagcaactttactTCTTCaaatttttaggtttgaggtcatttaggtattgttttttatgagagagaaagataatgtttagagagagaaaactccaaaaatgatgatttgaaaaattaaaaatatggtttcatagtaaatatgatactaaacaactttaattcttgaaaattttcattttggggTTGTTATCGgctaaatttggcaaagtaaaaaaacatgtaaaatttgcaaccatagggttgtgtttataaaaaaatataacatgTATCGGTCTGCAAATCGGTCAAACTACAgtgtaattatttataattaaccctaaaaaataaaCATCAGAGGCTTActcaataaaaattataaagatCATGGTGTTTAATATGATTTTtacatataataataaaaaatttagcatGAATTGAATATAGTCAATTTAttatagggataaggtgcaatgtagaagtaattttacacttgacgtctaaaatggtgcaattttactcctaatgttggtagccaatagcaattttatttataacgttgtcaagttggatcaattaTAGACATTATATAAAAcgcatatattttgttccttattctacatcaattgcacgtaagttgattctaaaaaaagatttcatattttttacgatttaataatagaattgaagattaatatttttaaatttggtgaaatatttgattttttttgttcaattcatacaaaatacaatatatattttaaatttgttCACGTTTGatatcatatgtttgtgatttgttactaatgagtaataaaatgacgtacatgtgaagtgtagatgataatattcatgaccaaaaacacaattttatgaataatttctccaatagatccaacttgtcaacgttatgaataaaattgcttttagatgccaacgttaagggtaaaattacatcattttaaatattaatgataaaattaatcctaagtgtaaacgttagagatatttttatacattatccCTTTATTATAAGTTAACGAATATCTCTAGTGCTTGTTATTTGGTTGTTACTTTGAGGGATTTGGTAACAACCAGATCAAGGACTACCTTCCGTAGCTGTTATTTGGTTGTTACTTTGAAGGATTTGGTAACAGCCAACTATTAGATGGTTGTTACCAAAATGAGTAACAacaattttttctttatttctatATTTAACTTCCTAGTTTTTTTCTGGTCACTTTTTGCTTGTAAAATTACGCGTTcaattcatatttttaattaataaattttttaaccatataaaaatttaaagtaAGAATCAACTCTAATTGATAATATCTTTCATTATCATTTGTGTGTATATGGTACAAAAAGTTTGTTACCACCACTATGAATTGGTACAACCAGTTTCACCAATATATTCCTTTAGTAACTCTTTTTATATATTAGTTTGGAAGTGTAGTTCTAAATACACCAATATATTCCTTTAGTTCTAAattcaattataaatttaaatagtATTGTTTAAAGTAATAAATACAAAGTCATTGTcgtggattttttattttttatttttcatttcaatttatttaattgttatTGTTGGACATAtatgtatttaaaatttaaaaaagaaaaactaaaatggttatatatttattataattaagatAAACAATTAATGTCAACATATATTATcaaagggtcaaatacatgaatatcataaataaatacaaaattataactaagtcatatcaccaaacttaattcttaatatatcattattctctatatattatgattttacaatatagtttaaaaattctagacttcgATTTATAAaccataaaccctagaaaacatattctagatttttaatttataaattataatccttaaagtatattaaaagtactgattttactagtttgacataataaaaaattatgacttgacataattgtaaatagttgttaaaagatgaatttctgtgtaatttttcctatTATCAAGTCTttgaacttttaattttttaatgattCAAATCCTGATCTTTAATTGTTTCGTAAATTGAACCCTCTACTAACGGAATCATTAACGAGGGACTAAAAAATTATAGTTCATGAGCTTCATCTCAGAATTCAGTCGTTAATATTGGGAATGTATATTTAGAGATAGAGAGAAACGGACTCACAGATGCGTGTGAATTTATCTTTGAGTTGAGTCATATGCTGAGTTTGAGTGATTCTAAAGTAAAAATCAGGATAGTCTGCTTGGAAGATGCAGCTTGGTGGATTTGCAGTGCCCACTGCTAGTATTGTGGCTATACCTTTATTAGCCTTAGGGACCCCAACTTTGCCTTCCATTTCCATATTTAATTTGCTTTGCTGCTTGTATTGTATAGCCATTTCCATTGCATCTTACGTTTTATATACaaaactagtttttggcccgtgtgatgcacggattcatcttaatatataaatattaataaaaatacaatttaataattacaattaatgacataaatgtgttatataaattaaatattattatttcattttcacatttactttaaataatatttttatagataaatataataataaaataaaaactaatatattatatattatattatattatattttttatcagtaaaaaaggaggaagtgacacctcagttccatcgttactgttttatattatatatagatatgtagagaattagagagattttagggattaacttaaattctgtagtactcttatatatatgggataaaataatctttttatagataaatatacataataaaattaaaattaatatattaaattttttatcactaaaaaaggatgaagtgacacctcagttccatcgttactgttttatattatatatagatgtgtagagaattagcgagattttagggattaatttaaattctgtagaactcttagatatagtagggataaaataatctttttatagataaatatatataataaaattaaaattaatatattaaattttttatcactaaaaaaggaggaagtgacacctcagttccatcgttactgttttatattatatatagatgtgtagagaattagagatattttagggattaatttaaattctgtagaactcttagatatagtacggatacaataatctttttatagataaatatatataataaaattaaaattaatatattaaattttttatcactaaaaaaggatgaagtgacacctcagttccatcgttactgttttatattatatatagatgtgtagagaattagagagattttagggattagtttaaattctatagaactcttagatatagtacggataaaataatcgttttatagataaatatatataataaaattaaaattaatatattaaattttttatcactaaaaaaggaggaagtgacacatcagttccatcgttactgttttatattatatatagattggGAGAGGCAGTGGCCCCCTTCTGCGCGTTTTAATTAGTCATCTTTTCTAATAATTTTCAACCTAGCTAGAGTCTAGACCAGGACCGTCTCAAATATTAGGGTGCGGTGCTAAAAGTAAATTGGACCtatttatgaaaaaaaagtATAACGATAACGTTTCTATAAAACGAAAATATCTTAACttgatttttatataataaaaataatttatttagaaaaaaaattagacctcttaaagcatctccaagagactcttagtacactctctaaaaataatataaataattgattcttagtgatttaagagtgactaagatatattatctccaacaatactctttatattcactccttgtttattattttattattaagattattatttattgttatatttaccaatagtggaAGATAgactcatcaataataaattattaataaaaaataaagttaaaagacactaagaggtggaaagaggttctctattaatagagaggatggagagactcttagtgatttgaggagccactaagaggctgttggagttgattttttattctccctcctcaaattttaacttaagagactgttggagatgctctaaaaccgctagattttaaattttttattgataaattaaaattcacttaattttagatataataaataataaaaacaattaaTTACATATTACTCCTTCCGTTTTATATTACAGTCTTTTTAGAGACTTATTttcgtttcatattacatgacaTGTTATATGATTAATACACATTAAGTCACATTATATGTGCTATAAACGTGGGTTTATAGAGATTAATTAAAAGAATGgactcttttttttattaaacggtGGGGGATAAGAAAAGAAGGCCTGAGACATCCGAACAAGGTTGGCACCCCCCAGACAACCACCCTCGAACCCAAATCaataaaaggaataaaaaatacaaataacgtCAAAGAGTGAAATGGTAAAACTAAGCGAATCGATATAAGTCTCGGTCGTTACAATTTTCCCAAATATAACTAGAACAGAAATGAGGATGTGAGTTCCACCAGTGATGTTCTGAACTGATCCTACCAAAGTTGGCAGTGCATCAGCAATATGATTACCTTCCCGAAAAACGCGTGACACAACGAAATGCATTTCACAAAGCAAGACACGACACTCCAAAAGCTCCTGATGCTGCTCCAAGGGGGCCGATAAGTCAGCATGACGAAGTAGAGATACCACATAGATCGAGTCACTTTCAAGCTAAAGATGGTGTCAGCCCTTATTGTAGGTCAATCGAATTGCATAAAGTGTAGCAGAGAGTTCCGCAACATGCACCAGGGAGCAAGAAGCTGGAAAAGCAAAACCAACAGAATCTCGAAACACACTCTCCAAAAAAACATCTAATATAAAACAGGTGaagcatataaaaaaaattaggaccTTTATATATGGGGGCCGTGTAAGAGAGCTTTTTGTACATCCTCCTCCTACCCATCTAGTCCGTTAATTCAATGAATTATATATTTCATTTGAATCATATAATCATTCTTGAAATGATTTTCCATTGTTTATCAAGAAAAAGAATGAATGATCGTGTGTGGTGAACAATAGAAGAAGAATCATGGGAACTATGATTTTTTATTTGTGGACTGTGATAACTAAGGACAATGGTAGAGGCTAAACATAGAAGGGCACCACTCCACAATAGTAGAGGCTAAGAATAGAAGGCACCACAATTATTTGAACTATTGGTAGAGGTTGATTGATTTGGTGAAAGTATTGACTCATCCGGTACAACAACACCGTATGGAATGGATtgaattcggtttttcggttcaggtttttttttttttttgacatttcGATTCAGCGTCAGTTTTATTTTTTGTGTATTTCGATATTcggtttggtttgataaaaaatgtaaaaaacccGAACTGCTACACATAttctatattattttatatatatattatacacaTATGTTTGAATTTACAagtttaattttgtttattattgtagAGATAATAAGCTAATAtgaatatattttgaaagtatttcaaattttttattgttaaggtaaatttaat comes from the Euphorbia lathyris chromosome 5, ddEupLath1.1, whole genome shotgun sequence genome and includes:
- the LOC136230003 gene encoding chalcone synthase-like, whose amino-acid sequence is MEMEGKVGVPKANKGIATILAVGTANPPSCIFQADYPDFYFRITQTQHMTQLKDKFTRICEKTTVKKRYMHLSEEIIKNNPNIAIYKSPSLDARQEILVKEVPKLGKEAALKAIKEWGQPIKKITHLIFCTSSGVDMPGADLELIKLLGLNYSVKRLMMYHSGCFAGAAALRLAKDMAENNHQSRILIVCSENMTSCFHAPSDNHLDILIGSGIFADGAAALIVGAHLEINIEHPLFEVISASQTIIPNSEDGIVGHLCEMGLSYYLSKGVPNFIADNIVDLLVKEENLKEFGIKNWNSLFYIVHPGGPVILDRLEMKLGLTKDKLKATRHVLIEYGNMWSPSVFFIIDEMRRRSAQEGKNTTGEGLDLGFLLSFGPGLTVEILMLRSIPI